A single window of Archangium gephyra DNA harbors:
- a CDS encoding oxygenase MpaB family protein produces the protein MFPERYVHLEQARRQFGNRVERLGAMLGEGDPLADEAAAVLSTLPPPRREEVLRQLTAGVLPSSTPEPLLRLSEHIHHVPFWVDDERCDRGGAAFLRTGIFGGFVLAFRSLVMGYCSPAGNKPLAFSGRLKTAAPRRLSETSHFVEAVCLRGGMRPGAPGFAAAVRVRLMHAQVRRLLEGSPRWNARAWGTPINQLDMAGTVMLFSLEVVDGLRRLGVQLSPEEVEELLHLWRYTGYVLGVREELLPATEAEARTIWQLITLTQELPDEDARALADALLQSPRLQARTPEELSRAERAVEIGYAISRHLIGDTYADALGYPRNAWGLVVPLLRVVVSNTSSLLRRVPGVDMLALNAGMTYWRKAVSMGLAGADATYDMPEHLPG, from the coding sequence ATGTTTCCCGAACGCTACGTCCACCTGGAGCAGGCCCGCCGCCAATTCGGAAACCGCGTGGAGCGCCTCGGCGCCATGCTCGGCGAGGGAGATCCCCTGGCCGACGAGGCCGCCGCGGTCCTCTCCACGCTCCCGCCTCCTCGCCGCGAGGAGGTGCTCCGCCAGCTGACGGCGGGGGTCCTGCCCTCTTCCACACCGGAGCCGCTGCTCCGCCTCTCCGAGCACATCCACCATGTCCCCTTCTGGGTGGATGACGAGCGCTGCGACCGGGGCGGCGCGGCCTTCCTGCGCACGGGCATCTTCGGCGGCTTCGTGCTCGCGTTCCGCTCGCTCGTGATGGGCTACTGCTCGCCCGCGGGCAACAAGCCGCTCGCCTTCTCGGGCCGGCTCAAGACGGCCGCTCCGCGCCGGCTCTCCGAGACGAGCCACTTCGTGGAGGCGGTATGCCTGCGGGGGGGAATGCGTCCGGGTGCGCCCGGCTTCGCGGCGGCGGTGCGGGTGCGGCTGATGCATGCCCAGGTGCGGCGTCTGCTGGAGGGCTCGCCCCGGTGGAACGCGCGGGCCTGGGGCACGCCCATCAACCAGCTCGACATGGCGGGCACGGTGATGCTCTTCAGCCTCGAGGTGGTGGATGGGCTGCGGCGCCTCGGGGTGCAGCTGTCACCAGAGGAAGTGGAGGAGCTGCTGCACCTGTGGCGCTACACCGGCTACGTGCTCGGCGTGCGCGAGGAGCTGCTCCCCGCCACCGAGGCCGAGGCCCGGACGATCTGGCAGCTGATCACCCTCACCCAGGAGCTCCCGGACGAGGACGCGAGGGCCCTGGCCGACGCACTCCTCCAGAGCCCCCGTCTGCAGGCGCGCACACCGGAGGAGCTCTCCAGAGCGGAGCGGGCCGTCGAGATCGGCTACGCCATCTCGCGCCACCTCATCGGAGACACGTACGCGGACGCGCTCGGCTACCCGCGCAACGCCTGGGGACTGGTGGTGCCGCTGCTGCGGGTGGTGGTGTCGAACACCAGCTCGCTGCTGCGGCGGGTGCCGGGCGTGGACATGCTGGCGCTCAACGCCGGGATGACCTACTGGCGCAAGGCCGTCTCGATGGGGCTGGCCGGGGCCGACGCCACCTACGACATGCCCGAGCACCTACCGGGGTGA
- a CDS encoding VWA domain-containing protein gives MKASYTLSRPVLPVGSSSKIDLLVSFKAEAPAAAAKRSLNLGLVIDRSGSMAGEPLKHALQASRQLVERMGPEDWLSIVTYDDAVATVLAPVRVTDKAAIGAVLSKVRAGGCTNLSGGWLKGVEHVNANKAGERINRVLLLTDGQANAGITSPETLISTAREKSAAGVITTTLGFGSNFNEDLLIGMANAGEGHFYYIQSPTDAEGVFGIEMEGLGSLLAQNLEVTLKPAPTVKVASVLNRYRFESRGQEVAVGLGDVYSTEERQLAAELSVDAGTAAGPVTLATLVYRAQVVVDGAIRELSGEVPIVVNLASASESAAVSADKNVLAQTNRLRIARVKDQAVELADKGDLTTASQRLRQVIGELSATLDKASYDIAEEVEQLAHYAQRLESRKYDSVIRKELRDQSYQAGTRNRGDLALRGTAGGSADSLEAVASAGSGIVLKCEREGGKLRIHAVSEGYDASFNVQFPRSVREEGVTYVVDKLELSGDGTFYRVNGLIKRLVLPGQERAARPAGASVVKKGKPTASKVTAGSAADLPTTNSVGTGVIVQCIKEGSKLRARVVSDGYDPDLNIRFPRDIREENVLYVVEEITTTANGSSYIACGDIHRLVQ, from the coding sequence ATGAAGGCGTCCTACACGTTGAGCCGTCCGGTACTTCCCGTGGGTTCCTCCTCGAAGATCGACCTGCTGGTGTCGTTCAAGGCGGAGGCCCCGGCGGCGGCCGCGAAGCGCTCGCTCAACCTGGGCCTCGTCATCGACCGCTCGGGCTCCATGGCCGGAGAGCCGCTCAAGCACGCCCTCCAGGCCTCGCGGCAGCTGGTGGAGCGGATGGGACCCGAGGACTGGCTCTCCATCGTCACCTATGACGACGCGGTGGCCACCGTGCTCGCGCCCGTGCGTGTCACGGACAAGGCGGCCATCGGCGCGGTGCTCTCCAAGGTCCGCGCGGGCGGCTGTACCAACCTCAGCGGTGGCTGGCTCAAGGGCGTGGAGCACGTGAACGCCAACAAGGCCGGCGAGCGCATCAACCGCGTGCTGCTGCTGACGGACGGGCAGGCCAACGCGGGCATCACCAGCCCGGAGACGCTCATCTCCACGGCCCGGGAGAAGTCCGCCGCGGGCGTCATCACCACCACGCTGGGCTTCGGCTCCAACTTCAACGAGGACCTGCTCATCGGCATGGCCAACGCCGGCGAGGGGCACTTCTATTACATCCAGTCGCCCACGGACGCCGAGGGCGTCTTCGGCATCGAGATGGAGGGGCTCGGCTCGCTCCTCGCGCAGAACCTGGAGGTGACGCTCAAGCCGGCGCCCACGGTGAAGGTGGCGAGCGTGCTCAACCGCTACCGCTTCGAGTCCCGGGGCCAGGAGGTGGCGGTGGGGCTGGGCGACGTGTACTCCACCGAGGAGCGGCAGCTGGCGGCGGAGCTGTCGGTGGACGCGGGCACGGCGGCCGGTCCGGTGACGCTGGCCACGCTGGTGTACCGGGCGCAGGTGGTGGTGGACGGGGCCATCCGGGAGCTCTCCGGCGAGGTGCCCATCGTCGTCAATCTGGCCTCGGCGTCGGAGTCCGCGGCGGTGTCGGCGGACAAGAACGTGCTGGCCCAGACGAACCGTCTGCGCATCGCGCGCGTGAAGGACCAGGCCGTGGAGCTCGCCGACAAGGGGGACCTCACCACGGCCTCGCAGCGGCTGCGCCAGGTCATCGGCGAGCTGTCCGCGACGCTCGACAAGGCCTCCTATGACATCGCCGAGGAGGTGGAGCAGCTCGCGCACTACGCCCAGCGCCTGGAGTCGAGGAAGTACGACTCCGTCATCCGCAAGGAGCTGAGGGATCAGTCCTACCAGGCGGGCACGCGCAACCGTGGGGACCTGGCGCTGCGAGGCACCGCGGGCGGCTCGGCGGACAGCCTGGAGGCGGTGGCCAGCGCCGGCAGTGGCATCGTCCTCAAGTGCGAGCGCGAGGGCGGCAAGCTGCGCATCCACGCCGTGTCCGAGGGGTATGACGCGAGCTTCAACGTGCAGTTCCCCCGGAGCGTGCGCGAGGAGGGCGTCACGTACGTGGTGGACAAGCTGGAGCTGTCGGGGGACGGCACCTTCTACCGCGTCAATGGCCTCATCAAGCGGCTGGTGCTGCCGGGGCAGGAGCGCGCGGCGCGTCCGGCGGGAGCGTCCGTAGTGAAGAAGGGCAAGCCCACCGCCTCGAAGGTGACGGCGGGCTCGGCGGCGGATCTGCCCACCACGAATTCGGTGGGCACGGGCGTCATCGTCCAGTGCATCAAGGAGGGCAGCAAGCTGCGCGCCCGCGTGGTGTCGGACGGGTATGACCCGGACCTCAACATCCGCTTCCCGCGCGACATCCGCGAGGAGAACGTCCTGTACGTGGTGGAGGAGATCACCACCACCGCCAATGGCAGCTCCTACATCGCCTGCGGGGACATCCACCGGCTCGTCCAGTAG
- a CDS encoding GAF domain-containing sensor histidine kinase, whose amino-acid sequence MPRGRPQNESERRELLWSALEKLLELPAAELQSTMASVSQLLAELFEADKVDIFFLEPSTQTLVAAGVSDTPMGRKQKSLGLNRLQLANRGRIVEVFETGRSWHTGHQDEDPEELPGIKFALGIRSAIAVALEVGGERRGVLECSSAQAEFFSLDDLRFLEVTTRWVGVVAHRAELVEALTKAATEQGRRGVADELITVLAHDMGNYLAPMRARLELIRRRAARAKEAEDLRDTEAALASLEGLARLTADLLDVSRLDQGLFTLRVQPLDVMQLVEEVLAAARTPTHTFQTRGPEEFVLIGDPDRLRQALSNLVANAVKHSPPGGVVTVEVERQNREDGSWAVVSVSDQGPGVPPSLLPRLFDRFARGPGSSGLGLGLHLARQIALAHGGTLEAESAPGKGARFVLSVPGYRVGPVSR is encoded by the coding sequence GTGCCCCGCGGAAGACCCCAGAATGAGAGCGAGCGGCGGGAGCTGCTCTGGTCCGCGCTCGAGAAGCTGCTCGAGCTGCCAGCCGCCGAGCTTCAGTCCACGATGGCCAGCGTCAGTCAGCTCCTGGCGGAGCTATTCGAGGCCGACAAGGTGGACATCTTCTTCCTGGAGCCCTCGACCCAGACGCTGGTGGCCGCGGGCGTCAGCGACACCCCCATGGGGCGCAAGCAGAAGAGCCTCGGGCTGAACCGGCTGCAGCTCGCCAATCGCGGACGGATCGTCGAGGTGTTCGAGACGGGGCGCTCCTGGCACACGGGCCATCAGGACGAGGATCCGGAGGAACTGCCCGGCATCAAGTTCGCGCTGGGCATCCGCTCCGCCATCGCGGTGGCGCTCGAGGTGGGAGGCGAGCGGCGTGGCGTGCTGGAGTGCTCCTCGGCCCAGGCGGAGTTCTTCTCCCTGGACGACCTGCGCTTCCTGGAGGTGACCACCCGGTGGGTGGGCGTGGTGGCACACCGGGCCGAGCTCGTGGAGGCCCTGACGAAGGCCGCCACCGAGCAGGGCCGCCGGGGCGTCGCGGACGAGCTCATCACCGTCCTGGCCCATGACATGGGCAACTACCTGGCCCCGATGCGCGCGCGCCTCGAGCTCATCCGCCGGCGGGCGGCCCGGGCCAAGGAGGCGGAGGATCTGCGCGACACCGAGGCGGCGCTCGCGAGCCTCGAGGGCCTCGCGCGGCTCACCGCGGATCTGCTCGACGTGAGCCGGCTGGACCAGGGGCTCTTCACCCTGCGCGTCCAGCCCCTGGATGTGATGCAGCTGGTGGAGGAGGTGTTGGCGGCCGCGAGGACTCCGACCCACACCTTCCAGACCCGGGGGCCGGAGGAGTTCGTCCTCATCGGGGACCCCGACCGGCTGCGCCAGGCGCTCTCCAACCTCGTCGCCAACGCGGTGAAGCACTCGCCCCCGGGAGGGGTGGTGACGGTGGAGGTGGAGCGGCAGAACCGCGAGGACGGGAGCTGGGCCGTCGTCTCCGTCAGCGACCAGGGACCCGGCGTGCCACCCTCCCTGTTGCCCCGGTTGTTCGACCGTTTCGCACGGGGCCCGGGCTCCTCGGGGCTGGGGCTCGGGCTGCACCTCGCCCGGCAGATCGCCCTCGCCCACGGCGGCACGCTCGAGGCCGAGTCGGCGCCGGGCAAGGGCGCCCGGTTCGTGCTCTCGGTGCCCGGCTACCGGGTGGGGCCCGTCTCGCGGTGA